One genomic segment of Lampris incognitus isolate fLamInc1 chromosome 2, fLamInc1.hap2, whole genome shotgun sequence includes these proteins:
- the LOC130108034 gene encoding transcription factor 15-like: MAFTMLRPLSTHHPFSYTADLKVMSDDEDNRCESDGSSDQSYDTCCQRNENYRQVSGVMGVGVVVKQRNAANARERDRTQNVNTAFTALRTLIPTEPVDRKLSKIETLRLASSYISHLANVLVTGDGRADGQPCLSAVRNNAPGDGEGRQPRAICTFCLSNQRKGVKDRRECVKMHGGSALRLSRR; the protein is encoded by the exons ATGGCTTTCACTATGCTGAGGCCCTTGTCGACACACCACCCCTTCTCATACACCGCCGACCTGAAAGTGATGTCGGACGATGAGGACAACCGATGTGAGAGTGACGGCAGCTCGGACCAGAGTTATGACACATGCTGTCAGCGGAACGAAAACTACCGTCAGGTCTCCGGCGTGATGGGGGTCGGCGTCGTGGTCAAACAGCGGAACGCGGCCAACGCGCGGGAGCGGGACCGGACCCAGAACGTGAACACCGCCTTCACGGCGCTCCGGACACTTATTCCCACGGAGCCGGTGGACAGAAAACTCTCTAAAATAGAAACTCTGCGCTTGGCGTCCAGCTATATCTCCCATCTGGCCAATGTACTCGTTACCGGAGATGGGCGCGCCGACGGTCAGCCTTGTCTGAGCGCAGTGCGCAATAACGCGCCGGGGGACGGAGAGGGCAGACAACCCAGAGCCATCTGCACATTCTGCCTGAGCAACCAGAGGAAAGGG GTGAAAGACAGGCGAGAGTGTGTGAAAATGCATGGAGGTAGTGCACTACGACTAAGTCGGCGATGA